The following proteins are encoded in a genomic region of Mycobacterium sp. 155:
- a CDS encoding nuclear transport factor 2 family protein, with translation MPNVEHITQTVNRYLELVANGSADEIAELYADDATVEDPAGGEVHIGRAAIRGFYANVENIKSKTELVTLRVAGHEAAFHFRLTMDLGNSSMRVEPIDVMTFDGDGKISAMKAYWSPADTVKL, from the coding sequence ATGCCGAACGTCGAGCACATCACCCAGACCGTCAACCGCTACCTCGAGCTGGTCGCCAACGGAAGTGCCGATGAGATCGCCGAGCTGTACGCGGACGACGCGACCGTCGAGGACCCGGCGGGCGGCGAGGTGCACATCGGACGGGCCGCCATCCGTGGCTTCTACGCCAACGTCGAGAACATCAAGAGCAAGACCGAGCTGGTGACCCTTCGGGTGGCCGGCCATGAAGCCGCGTTCCATTTCCGGCTCACGATGGACTTGGGTAACAGCAGCATGCGGGTCGAGCCCATCGACGTCATGACGTTCGACGGCGACGGCAAGATCTCCGCGATGAAGGCCTACTGGTCGCCTGCCGACACCGTCAAGTTGTAG
- a CDS encoding hemolysin III family protein: MTADARSTDHPADARSADHPADARSTDQPAPIDAATPYRAAAAASHQAEDLPEAVAEGVAQFIGRPRARGWIHVYSAVVAFIAGVALVSVSWSMESTRAGLATLLYTFTIVAMFAVSGTYHRVTWKSPDARKWMKRLDHSMIFVFIAGSYTPFALLALPESEGMVLFWIVWGGAAAGVLLKMFWPSAPRWLGVPLYILLGWVAAWFIGPIMHGAGVAAVVLLIVGGALYSIGGVLYALKWPNPWPATFGHHEFFHACTAVAAICHYIAMWFAVF; the protein is encoded by the coding sequence ATGACCGCGGACGCGAGGAGCACCGATCACCCCGCGGACGCGAGGAGCGCCGATCACCCCGCGGACGCGAGGAGCACCGATCAACCCGCCCCGATCGACGCCGCCACGCCGTATCGAGCTGCCGCGGCCGCGAGCCATCAAGCCGAAGACCTGCCTGAGGCCGTTGCGGAAGGTGTCGCACAATTCATCGGCAGGCCCCGCGCCCGCGGCTGGATACACGTGTACTCGGCCGTCGTCGCGTTCATCGCAGGTGTCGCACTGGTATCGGTGTCATGGTCGATGGAATCCACCCGCGCCGGTCTCGCGACGTTGCTCTACACGTTCACCATCGTGGCGATGTTCGCCGTCAGCGGCACCTATCATCGGGTGACCTGGAAGTCTCCGGATGCCCGCAAGTGGATGAAGCGGCTCGATCATTCGATGATCTTCGTTTTCATCGCCGGCAGCTACACACCCTTCGCGCTGCTGGCCCTTCCGGAATCCGAAGGCATGGTGCTGTTCTGGATCGTCTGGGGTGGGGCAGCCGCGGGCGTACTGCTCAAGATGTTCTGGCCCTCGGCGCCACGCTGGCTGGGAGTGCCGCTCTATATCCTGCTGGGCTGGGTGGCGGCCTGGTTCATCGGGCCGATCATGCACGGCGCAGGCGTGGCGGCGGTGGTCCTGCTGATCGTCGGCGGCGCGCTCTACAGCATCGGCGGCGTGCTCTATGCCCTGAAGTGGCCAAACCCGTGGCCGGCGACGTTCGGACATCACGAGTTCTTCCATGCCTGTACGGCCGTGGCGGCGATCTGCCACTACATCGCCATGTGGTTCGCGGTGTTCTGA
- a CDS encoding (2Z,6E)-farnesyl diphosphate synthase encodes MDIIPPRLKEPAYRLYEMRLRQELAQSKAQLPRHIAVLCDGNRRWARETGHDDVSIGYRMGAAKIAEMLRWCQAAGIEMATVYLLSTENLQRDPEELSGLIEIITDVVEEICAPANKWSVRTVGDLSLLGDAPARRLREAVERTASTAGGSFHVNVAVAYGGRQEIVDAVRSLLSKELANGATAEQLIEAVTAEGISENLYTSGQPDPDLVIRTSGEQRLSGFLLWQSAYSEMWFTEAYWPAFRRVDFLRALRDYTARHRRFGK; translated from the coding sequence GTGGACATCATTCCCCCGCGTCTCAAGGAACCGGCCTACCGGCTCTACGAGATGCGGTTGCGTCAGGAGTTGGCGCAGTCCAAAGCTCAACTGCCGCGCCATATCGCGGTGCTGTGTGACGGCAACCGGCGCTGGGCGCGTGAGACAGGTCACGACGATGTCAGCATCGGCTATCGCATGGGTGCGGCCAAGATCGCCGAGATGCTGCGCTGGTGCCAGGCCGCCGGCATTGAGATGGCCACCGTGTACCTGCTCTCGACTGAGAACCTGCAGCGCGACCCCGAAGAGTTGTCCGGGCTGATCGAGATCATCACCGACGTGGTGGAGGAGATCTGTGCACCCGCCAACAAGTGGAGCGTGCGCACCGTCGGCGATCTGTCGCTGCTCGGCGACGCACCGGCCCGCCGGCTGCGGGAGGCCGTAGAACGGACGGCATCCACCGCCGGTGGCTCTTTTCACGTGAATGTCGCTGTCGCCTACGGCGGCAGGCAGGAGATCGTCGACGCCGTGCGCTCGCTGCTGAGTAAGGAGCTGGCCAACGGCGCCACCGCCGAGCAGCTCATCGAAGCCGTCACCGCCGAAGGCATCTCGGAGAACCTGTACACCTCCGGCCAACCTGATCCGGATCTGGTGATCCGGACCTCGGGCGAGCAACGGTTGAGCGGATTCCTGTTGTGGCAGAGCGCCTATTCGGAGATGTGGTTCACCGAGGCGTACTGGCCGGCGTTCCGGCGGGTGGACTTCCTGCGCGCCCTGCGCGATTACACCGCGAGGCACCGCCGCTTCGGTAAATAG